A DNA window from Rhodopirellula islandica contains the following coding sequences:
- a CDS encoding prenyltransferase/squalene oxidase repeat-containing protein, with protein sequence MSVAENTVDELVCRRELRSTLDRLRGELLAQRTEEGHWLGELSASALSTATAVSAMSAAVRSGELPDAEQAALLKQIQCGRSWLAAQQNDDGGFGDTDRSHSNIATSYLVLAAWALSDQVIGEATDAGAVARLKGWIEAAGELDGLRERYGKDKTFVVPILTNMAIAGLVPWKRVSALPFEAAVVPQSLYRFVGMPVVSYAIPALVAIGQVKFLEGGGCLPPWSLVRRAAIEPSMKVLQSMQPSSGGYLEATPLTAFVVMSLSASGRASHEVTQNGLRFLRESMLPDGSWPIDTNLANWVTSLATTALAMDPEDDRSWSTEALVQWQRGCQYQERHPFTGAAPGGWGWTDLTGSVPDADDTPGAIISLRMQATTKPSLLGGDDSQPWPASQACDRGVDWLLGLQNRDGGWPTFCRGWGKLPFDRSSNDLTAHALRAIACLPQRDSAKREPAIRRGLKFLRKNQQSDGSWLPLWFGNQDRAEEDNPVYGTSRVLVDASPELGHDAILRGLGYLIENQNGDGGWGGGPSVRETFALPEGSISTVEETALAVEALVSWWARIPGDEGGQAGPNDILSGSLWDPSMRSSLRAAILSGTRWLIDAVQHERHQVAWPIGFYFAKLWYYERLYPLVFTTAALGRVMQRDELLR encoded by the coding sequence AGTTGCTGGCGCAGCGAACGGAGGAGGGGCATTGGTTGGGCGAGTTGTCGGCTTCGGCATTGTCGACCGCGACGGCGGTCAGCGCGATGAGTGCGGCGGTTCGCTCGGGCGAGTTGCCGGATGCGGAACAGGCGGCCCTGCTGAAGCAGATTCAATGCGGACGAAGTTGGCTGGCAGCGCAGCAGAACGACGATGGTGGCTTTGGCGACACCGATCGCAGTCACAGCAACATTGCGACCAGTTACTTGGTGTTGGCGGCCTGGGCGTTGTCGGACCAAGTCATTGGTGAAGCGACGGACGCCGGTGCGGTGGCGCGATTGAAGGGTTGGATTGAGGCGGCCGGCGAACTCGACGGGCTGCGCGAACGCTATGGCAAAGACAAGACGTTTGTCGTGCCGATTCTGACCAACATGGCCATTGCGGGGTTGGTGCCTTGGAAACGGGTTTCCGCGTTGCCATTTGAGGCGGCGGTTGTCCCTCAATCGTTGTATCGATTCGTGGGGATGCCCGTGGTCAGCTACGCCATCCCGGCGCTGGTTGCGATTGGGCAGGTCAAGTTCCTCGAAGGCGGCGGTTGTCTGCCGCCTTGGTCGCTGGTTCGGCGAGCCGCGATCGAGCCATCGATGAAGGTGCTGCAATCGATGCAGCCCTCCAGCGGCGGTTACCTCGAAGCCACGCCGCTGACTGCGTTTGTGGTGATGTCGCTTTCGGCGAGTGGACGTGCGTCGCATGAAGTGACTCAAAATGGGCTGCGTTTTTTGCGAGAGTCGATGTTGCCCGATGGGAGTTGGCCGATCGACACGAACCTCGCGAACTGGGTGACGTCACTGGCAACGACGGCGCTGGCAATGGATCCGGAGGACGATCGGTCTTGGTCGACGGAGGCATTGGTTCAGTGGCAGCGAGGTTGTCAGTATCAGGAGCGGCATCCGTTCACGGGAGCTGCCCCGGGTGGCTGGGGGTGGACCGATCTGACAGGTTCGGTGCCGGACGCCGACGACACTCCCGGTGCAATCATCTCGTTGCGAATGCAGGCGACCACCAAACCGAGCTTGCTGGGGGGCGATGATTCACAACCGTGGCCGGCGTCGCAGGCATGTGATCGCGGAGTCGATTGGTTGTTGGGATTGCAGAACCGCGATGGGGGCTGGCCGACGTTTTGCCGCGGTTGGGGCAAGTTGCCGTTCGACCGGAGCAGCAATGATTTGACGGCCCATGCGTTGCGAGCGATCGCTTGTTTGCCCCAACGCGATTCGGCGAAACGGGAGCCGGCGATTCGGCGTGGGCTCAAATTCTTACGGAAAAACCAGCAGTCCGATGGATCGTGGTTGCCGCTGTGGTTTGGGAATCAGGACCGGGCGGAGGAGGACAATCCGGTTTACGGGACGTCGCGAGTGTTGGTGGACGCCAGTCCAGAGTTGGGGCACGACGCGATACTTCGCGGGCTGGGGTATTTGATCGAGAATCAGAATGGAGATGGGGGGTGGGGAGGCGGCCCTTCGGTTCGCGAAACTTTTGCTTTGCCCGAGGGTTCCATCAGCACGGTGGAAGAAACGGCGCTGGCGGTGGAGGCTCTGGTGAGTTGGTGGGCCCGGATTCCGGGCGACGAGGGCGGGCAGGCAGGGCCAAACGACATTCTCAGTGGAAGCCTTTGGGATCCGTCGATGCGTTCCTCGCTGAGAGCGGCTATACTTTCGGGCACCCGCTGGCTGATCGACGCCGTGCAGCACGAGCGTCACCAGGTGGCTTGGCCGATCGGGTTTTATTTTGCCAAACTTTGGTACTACGAGCGGCTTTATCCGCTGGTCTTCACGACTGCGGCACTGGGCCGGGTTATGCAACGCGACGAACTACTTAGGTGA
- a CDS encoding polyprenyl synthetase family protein, with amino-acid sequence MIGLSTGSSSLPASVPPSENASSDVSVPGASSGRRRKTSHLKEVPETLAMRESLRDRCAQVAAKLDRSHPMTKDEMEQISRRMLEEADLPESYLGWVMVMISSEFWADALASVPPERRLFLLPHCLKHAEGCPAEYDQFGMNCKECGACSIADFRSVAEDMGYRVLVAEGSPVVMKIIVGGYVDAVVGVACLNVLEKAIDKVLLAGIPCMAVPLLSSDCRNTKVDEPWVEQMIRTPYKPAAAKTKSYVHLMRAAGLLFEDTLFERLAPRQRESRLGGEGANAYSPGTRMLETTPSETGSRPAVTAEQLEGVDPIAATESIALDFLVRGGKHSRPFITLAAYDAMKGGDGTGADGEDVLNRVPDAVRRAALSIETFHKASLVHDDIEDGDAFRYGQPAVHQRFGTATAINVGDYLIGLGYRLLSRNVMGDEVDAETRVDLLDSLAAAHVRLSEGQGAELLWRDAKDRRLTPLDALKIYALKTSPAFEAALYSGVRMAGDASALVDPIRKFSRNLGVAFQIINDLNDWAGDDSNKLTAGADVIGGRPTLLWALALQHLDADDKERLLGLAEPGCDLSDRERLSTARELYEKANVFEMSLQLIDKHQARAEQVADEIEKENLRRLLYFLVDTVLERPEASGSGEESQPSSSPAVVKIGVVAR; translated from the coding sequence GTGATTGGCTTGTCGACCGGATCCTCCTCCCTTCCTGCATCTGTCCCGCCAAGTGAAAACGCATCGAGTGATGTGTCTGTCCCGGGAGCCTCCTCAGGGCGACGTCGCAAGACGAGCCATTTGAAGGAGGTGCCTGAAACCTTGGCCATGCGGGAGAGTCTGCGAGATCGCTGCGCGCAAGTCGCGGCCAAGCTGGATCGTTCTCATCCGATGACCAAGGATGAGATGGAACAGATCTCCCGCCGAATGCTCGAAGAGGCTGATTTGCCTGAGAGCTATCTGGGTTGGGTGATGGTGATGATCAGCAGCGAGTTTTGGGCGGATGCCTTGGCATCGGTTCCTCCCGAACGTCGGTTGTTTTTGCTCCCTCACTGTTTGAAGCACGCCGAGGGTTGTCCCGCCGAATACGACCAATTCGGCATGAATTGCAAAGAATGTGGTGCCTGCAGCATCGCCGATTTCCGCTCGGTCGCCGAAGACATGGGCTACCGAGTGTTGGTGGCCGAAGGTTCACCGGTCGTGATGAAGATCATCGTCGGTGGATACGTCGACGCGGTGGTCGGCGTGGCTTGTTTGAATGTGCTGGAAAAAGCCATCGACAAGGTTTTGCTGGCGGGAATTCCCTGCATGGCGGTGCCCCTGCTGTCCAGCGATTGCCGAAACACCAAGGTCGATGAGCCTTGGGTGGAACAGATGATTCGCACGCCTTACAAACCGGCAGCCGCGAAAACAAAGAGCTACGTTCACCTGATGCGAGCGGCAGGATTGCTGTTCGAAGACACTTTGTTTGAACGACTGGCACCGCGGCAACGCGAAAGCCGTTTGGGTGGCGAGGGAGCCAACGCTTATTCGCCCGGCACTCGCATGTTGGAAACGACCCCGTCCGAGACCGGATCGCGACCCGCAGTGACGGCGGAGCAACTGGAGGGTGTCGACCCGATTGCCGCCACGGAATCCATTGCCCTGGATTTCTTGGTCCGCGGTGGAAAACATTCGCGTCCGTTCATCACCTTGGCCGCGTACGATGCGATGAAGGGTGGGGATGGCACGGGAGCGGACGGCGAAGACGTGCTCAACCGCGTGCCGGATGCGGTGCGGCGGGCGGCTTTGAGCATCGAGACGTTTCACAAAGCCAGTTTGGTTCACGACGACATCGAAGACGGGGACGCATTTCGGTACGGTCAGCCCGCGGTGCACCAGCGATTTGGAACCGCCACCGCGATCAATGTGGGCGATTACTTGATCGGACTGGGGTACCGTTTGCTCAGCCGCAACGTGATGGGCGACGAAGTGGACGCGGAAACACGCGTTGACTTACTGGATTCATTGGCGGCGGCCCACGTGAGATTGTCCGAGGGACAAGGAGCGGAATTGCTTTGGCGTGATGCCAAGGATCGCCGACTGACGCCCTTGGACGCGCTCAAAATTTATGCACTCAAGACTTCGCCTGCGTTTGAAGCGGCGCTTTACAGCGGCGTGCGGATGGCGGGGGATGCGTCGGCGCTGGTCGATCCGATTCGCAAGTTCAGCCGCAATCTTGGTGTGGCATTTCAGATCATCAACGACCTGAATGACTGGGCGGGGGACGATTCGAACAAGTTGACGGCTGGGGCGGATGTGATCGGTGGACGCCCGACATTGTTGTGGGCGTTGGCGCTCCAGCACCTTGATGCTGACGACAAAGAACGCTTGCTCGGGCTGGCGGAACCTGGTTGCGATTTGTCCGATCGTGAACGATTGAGCACGGCACGTGAGCTGTACGAGAAGGCCAACGTGTTTGAGATGAGCTTGCAGCTGATCGACAAGCATCAGGCCCGCGCGGAGCAGGTTGCCGACGAGATCGAAAAGGAAAATCTACGACGACTGCTGTATTTTTTGGTCGACACCGTGTTGGAACGTCCTGAGGCATCGGGCTCTGGTGAGGAATCTCAGCCGTCGAGTTCGCCCGCGGTCGTGAAGATTGGTGTTGTCGCTCGATAG
- a CDS encoding pre-peptidase C-terminal domain-containing protein gives MLGMVAVISASLAASSVSAAFPKISYIRPLGVVRGEESTITLHGSALGDATEVLTDLPGLEILEVKPVDEKSVTVKLKADEKLAPGLYPVRLVTKSGITDLRLIGVGTMPIVNEVEPNNSFEETQAIEMDRTIEGNIDREDVDCFKVHLEAGQKLTVEIEGIRLVQQLNNRNIFDPAIAILNSDRFEVAVSDDSSLLQQDSLCSFTPEEAGDYTIVVRESSFLGAANVCGYRLHVGSFPRPVTVIPSGGVKGEVLQAKLIDVDGTVTESSVQLPSEPVEKWPVTHQDDRGISPSPNWIRVSDAPIVTETEPNEGQSQATPGQFPALLCGVIEEGDGYDWFSFECKKGDRVQVQLHARKTLRSPLDGVIHVFGPDGKTLKGSDDIGPNPDGSVDFDAAVDGNHFVRVYDHLRSGSPNHNYVIELSRREPSLGLTLKELRRDEAMVVPVPVGGHSAMVLTAQRNQFNEQFDAIVEGLPEGVTAQTFPMPAGRVEIPVVFHASKEAALGGAFFEVGGVGKLGDREIRGDFQQHHKVVLGQNRREMLGYETEKAALAVCEAMPFSVEVVQPKTPILRRGSKDLLVRIKRDEGFEGTVSFRTLYNPPGIGVNNSKRIEKGQSEVIIPITANGSAAIGSWPMVMQVSYGTNRGTATMSTAPIMLDVEEPVFDFAFPKSAAEQGAEAILAIGMTKRRDIEGDIEVRLVGIPNGVTCDEPQKKVELGSESVQFLLKVAPDAKPGTHKTMVVQTLITREGETMMQTDGTGEIRIDKPLPVKQDPPAEKKPEAKPKPKPAAKPLSRLEQLRQQKESK, from the coding sequence TTGCTGGGCATGGTTGCGGTCATCAGTGCATCGCTCGCGGCCAGTTCCGTTTCGGCGGCCTTTCCCAAGATTTCTTATATCCGACCGCTTGGCGTCGTTCGTGGCGAGGAGTCAACGATCACGCTTCACGGCAGTGCTCTTGGTGATGCGACGGAGGTCCTGACGGATTTGCCGGGGTTGGAAATTTTGGAAGTCAAACCGGTTGATGAAAAGTCGGTGACGGTGAAGTTGAAGGCGGATGAAAAGCTTGCTCCGGGACTTTATCCAGTCCGCTTGGTCACCAAGTCAGGAATCACTGACTTGCGTTTGATCGGCGTCGGAACGATGCCCATCGTCAACGAGGTCGAGCCCAACAATTCGTTTGAGGAAACTCAGGCGATTGAGATGGATCGCACGATCGAAGGCAACATCGACCGTGAGGATGTGGATTGTTTCAAAGTTCACTTGGAGGCGGGACAAAAGCTGACCGTTGAAATCGAGGGCATTCGATTGGTCCAACAGCTCAACAACCGCAACATCTTCGATCCCGCGATCGCGATTTTGAATTCGGATCGTTTTGAAGTTGCTGTCAGCGATGATTCCTCGCTGCTTCAGCAAGACAGTCTGTGCTCGTTCACGCCCGAAGAAGCGGGCGACTACACGATCGTGGTGCGTGAAAGTTCGTTCTTAGGAGCTGCCAACGTTTGTGGGTATCGATTGCACGTGGGGTCGTTTCCACGACCTGTGACGGTGATCCCGTCGGGCGGAGTCAAAGGAGAAGTTCTGCAGGCGAAGTTGATTGATGTCGATGGCACCGTGACAGAATCCAGTGTGCAGCTTCCCAGCGAGCCTGTTGAGAAATGGCCCGTGACTCACCAGGACGATCGTGGAATCTCCCCGTCACCCAACTGGATCCGAGTCAGTGATGCTCCAATCGTGACCGAGACGGAACCCAATGAAGGTCAATCGCAAGCCACGCCGGGACAGTTTCCCGCCTTGCTTTGCGGCGTGATCGAAGAGGGCGATGGTTACGATTGGTTCTCGTTTGAGTGCAAGAAGGGCGATCGCGTGCAAGTTCAACTGCACGCTCGCAAGACGCTTCGCTCACCGCTTGATGGTGTCATTCACGTCTTTGGTCCCGACGGAAAAACGCTCAAAGGCAGCGATGACATTGGTCCCAACCCGGATGGCTCGGTCGACTTCGATGCGGCGGTTGATGGGAATCACTTTGTACGGGTCTACGACCACTTGCGCAGTGGCAGCCCGAATCACAATTACGTCATTGAGCTCAGTCGTCGCGAGCCCTCGCTGGGGCTGACGCTGAAGGAGCTGCGGCGTGATGAAGCGATGGTAGTGCCGGTGCCGGTCGGCGGTCACAGTGCGATGGTGTTGACCGCACAGCGAAATCAATTCAATGAACAGTTTGACGCGATCGTCGAAGGATTGCCTGAAGGCGTGACCGCTCAAACCTTCCCTATGCCAGCCGGTCGTGTTGAGATCCCCGTGGTGTTTCACGCTTCGAAAGAGGCTGCACTCGGCGGAGCGTTCTTTGAAGTCGGAGGAGTCGGCAAACTGGGCGATCGCGAGATTCGGGGCGATTTCCAACAACACCACAAGGTTGTGTTGGGCCAAAACCGTCGTGAGATGCTCGGTTACGAAACCGAAAAGGCTGCTTTGGCGGTTTGCGAAGCGATGCCATTCAGTGTGGAAGTGGTGCAACCGAAGACTCCCATTCTTCGCCGTGGCAGCAAAGATTTGTTGGTTCGAATCAAACGTGATGAAGGCTTTGAAGGAACGGTTTCGTTCCGAACGCTTTACAACCCGCCTGGGATTGGTGTGAACAACAGCAAGCGGATTGAAAAGGGCCAGAGTGAAGTGATCATTCCAATCACGGCCAACGGGAGTGCGGCCATCGGATCTTGGCCGATGGTGATGCAGGTCAGCTACGGAACCAATCGCGGAACGGCAACGATGTCGACCGCGCCGATTATGCTGGACGTCGAAGAGCCCGTGTTCGACTTTGCGTTTCCCAAGTCTGCGGCTGAGCAAGGAGCGGAAGCGATTCTTGCGATTGGAATGACCAAGCGCCGGGACATTGAGGGCGACATCGAAGTTCGCTTGGTCGGGATCCCGAACGGGGTCACTTGCGACGAACCACAGAAGAAGGTGGAGCTTGGATCGGAGTCGGTTCAGTTTCTGCTGAAAGTTGCACCGGATGCAAAGCCGGGCACCCACAAGACAATGGTCGTTCAGACACTGATCACTCGCGAAGGCGAAACGATGATGCAAACGGACGGCACGGGCGAAATTCGGATCGACAAACCTTTGCCGGTCAAACAGGATCCGCCCGCTGAAAAGAAGCCCGAAGCGAAACCCAAACCGAAGCCCGCCGCCAAGCCACTCAGTCGCTTGGAGCAACTACGCCAGCAAAAGGAGTCGAAATGA
- a CDS encoding DUF1501 domain-containing protein, giving the protein MRCHGNPLTQPGMFDRRGFLVAGAASGLGLSLPQLLMREASAEIKQYDFVKPKAKSVIHIFLPGGLAQQESFDPKPYSPMEYRGDLGTIKTNTGEVIGSAMPQLAKRADKYCVIRSMSHGEAAHERGTHNMFTGYKPSPALSYPSFGAVVSHEYGPRNNLPAYICVPNVPNEYAGTGYLPSSYGGFALGADPARSDFQVRDLNLAGGVDEARFMRRKRALEMVNQRFATGTSADNVGAMNTFYERAYDLLDTPEAKAAFDLSKEDDKTRDRYGRNQAGSRMLMCRRLIEAGSRLVTMTYGSWDQHASITAGIRSQMPSFDQGLAVLLDDLSERGLLDETLVMVTTEFGRTPKINADAGRDHWPKVFSVMLAGGGVQGGMIHGASDSTSSEPELDPVSPADLATTMYRLLGIVADKELMAPGDRPIEIVDGGNVVEKILT; this is encoded by the coding sequence ATGCGTTGTCACGGAAACCCACTGACGCAGCCCGGCATGTTTGATCGCCGAGGATTTTTGGTTGCGGGAGCAGCCAGCGGTCTTGGACTGAGTTTGCCTCAATTGTTGATGCGAGAAGCATCAGCAGAGATCAAACAGTACGACTTCGTGAAGCCGAAAGCGAAGAGCGTCATTCACATTTTTCTGCCGGGCGGGTTGGCTCAGCAGGAATCCTTTGATCCCAAGCCCTACAGCCCGATGGAATATCGTGGTGACTTGGGCACGATCAAAACCAACACGGGCGAAGTCATTGGCAGCGCGATGCCGCAGTTGGCCAAGCGAGCCGACAAGTACTGTGTCATTCGGTCGATGTCGCACGGCGAAGCGGCTCACGAGCGTGGCACGCACAACATGTTCACGGGTTACAAACCCAGCCCTGCCCTGAGTTACCCCAGTTTTGGTGCGGTGGTCAGTCACGAGTACGGGCCTCGCAACAATTTGCCAGCCTACATCTGCGTGCCCAACGTCCCCAACGAGTACGCGGGAACCGGCTACCTGCCCAGTTCCTATGGCGGGTTTGCTCTGGGAGCAGATCCTGCTCGGAGTGATTTCCAAGTTCGTGATTTGAACTTGGCGGGTGGCGTGGATGAAGCTCGTTTCATGCGTCGCAAACGCGCTCTCGAAATGGTCAACCAGCGTTTTGCAACGGGGACGTCGGCTGACAATGTGGGGGCGATGAACACGTTCTACGAGCGTGCCTACGATTTGCTCGACACGCCGGAAGCGAAGGCGGCATTTGATCTGTCGAAAGAAGACGACAAGACTCGTGATCGCTACGGTCGCAATCAAGCCGGTTCGCGAATGTTGATGTGCCGTCGCTTGATCGAAGCGGGATCGCGTTTGGTCACCATGACATACGGTTCGTGGGATCAGCACGCATCGATCACCGCTGGTATCCGCAGCCAAATGCCTTCGTTTGATCAAGGCTTGGCGGTTCTCTTGGACGATCTCAGCGAACGTGGTTTGTTGGACGAAACCTTGGTCATGGTGACCACTGAATTTGGCCGCACACCAAAGATCAATGCGGACGCCGGGCGAGATCACTGGCCCAAGGTCTTCAGCGTGATGCTGGCTGGTGGTGGCGTTCAGGGCGGAATGATTCACGGTGCATCGGATTCGACCTCCTCAGAACCTGAGTTGGATCCCGTCTCTCCCGCTGACTTGGCAACGACCATGTATCGTTTGCTTGGCATTGTGGCTGACAAAGAGCTGATGGCACCTGGCGATCGGCCCATTGAAATTGTTGATGGCGGAAACGTCGTCGAGAAGATTTTGACCTAA
- a CDS encoding DUF1549 domain-containing protein encodes MNRSFHRLTVHSLGLAAIAIAVVSVSSVSAASPEAIKTKPGELPKVDLAVYPPEISLTTAGDFQSFVAVMRREDGVTEDITDKVRWTLGDDKLAKIDGHLLRPLADGETTLSGRFSGTSVDIKVKVAQAATRSPVSFIKDVMPTLTRSGCNTGSCHGAARGKDGFNLSLFGFDPNGDYQRITREIGVRRINLAVPSESLLLKKSVGSVPHTGGKLFDVDSDYYETLHRWLEAGAPSDPADALPPAVTSVSIYPPQAVLEGTGATQRFVAVATYADGNTRDLSRLATFSTNDASVAAMDQNGLATAGARGEAFVMARFDTHTVGSQILTLPTDLQYTVPEPQPSSYVDELVDKKLQQLRLVPSGQCTDAEFIRRATIDITGLLPTEEELNLFVNDVAPDKREALIDRLLERKEFSEIWAMKFAQLLMIKSTNQVSKKSAMLYASWLTDQFARNVPVNEMVHDLLTSTGGTFGEPATNFYEIERDTLKTAENVAQVFMGIRTQCAQCHNHPFDRWTMDDYYGFTAFFSQVGRKQAEDYRERIVYNRFSGETKHPVTNQNVAPKFLGGDAPDTKGKDRREVLADWLVAGDNPFFSTSIANRVWAHFMGSGLVDPVDDIRVSNPPSNPELFDEMGEKLVEYNYDFRKLVRDICTSRAYGRSAKTNESNGHDSRNYAHATIRRVPAESLLDCICQVTESPEKFSGLPLGSRAVQISDGATSNYFLTTFGRSARATVCDCEATTDPSLSQALHLLNGSSVHNKIVGGGLIKRWMNDEKLEPIAVLDRIYRRALSRDPSPEERESVKTLLAEEGAKPQAVMEDVFWAVLNGREFVFNH; translated from the coding sequence ATGAACCGGTCCTTCCATCGATTGACTGTTCACTCATTGGGGCTGGCTGCGATTGCGATCGCGGTGGTCTCGGTCAGTTCGGTCTCTGCCGCTTCCCCCGAAGCGATCAAGACAAAGCCGGGTGAGTTGCCCAAGGTGGATCTGGCGGTCTATCCGCCTGAGATCTCGTTGACCACGGCTGGTGATTTTCAGTCCTTCGTCGCGGTCATGCGTCGCGAAGATGGAGTGACGGAAGACATCACCGACAAAGTCCGTTGGACGTTGGGGGATGACAAACTCGCGAAGATCGACGGGCATCTGCTGCGTCCGCTCGCCGATGGCGAAACCACCTTGAGTGGACGGTTCAGCGGCACCAGCGTTGACATCAAGGTCAAGGTTGCTCAGGCGGCCACCCGGTCACCCGTGAGTTTCATCAAGGACGTGATGCCGACATTGACGCGTTCAGGTTGCAACACCGGCTCGTGCCACGGAGCTGCCCGTGGGAAAGACGGTTTCAATCTCAGTCTGTTTGGTTTTGATCCCAACGGTGACTACCAACGAATCACTCGTGAAATTGGCGTCCGCCGAATCAACTTGGCAGTGCCGTCGGAAAGTCTTCTGTTGAAGAAGTCCGTCGGCTCAGTCCCGCACACCGGCGGGAAGTTGTTCGACGTTGACTCGGACTATTACGAGACCCTTCACCGTTGGTTGGAAGCTGGCGCACCCAGTGATCCCGCCGATGCGTTGCCACCCGCGGTCACCTCCGTTTCGATTTATCCTCCGCAAGCGGTTTTGGAAGGAACGGGGGCGACTCAGCGTTTCGTCGCGGTTGCCACTTACGCCGATGGAAACACTCGTGATTTGAGTCGTTTGGCAACTTTTTCAACCAACGACGCCTCGGTTGCTGCGATGGACCAGAATGGTTTGGCGACCGCAGGTGCCAGGGGCGAAGCCTTTGTGATGGCTCGTTTCGACACGCACACCGTTGGGTCGCAGATCCTGACTCTGCCAACGGATTTGCAATACACCGTGCCGGAACCTCAGCCAAGCAGCTACGTGGATGAGTTGGTCGACAAAAAGTTGCAGCAATTGCGTTTGGTGCCGAGTGGTCAATGCACGGACGCGGAATTCATTCGACGTGCAACGATCGATATCACCGGATTGTTGCCCACGGAAGAAGAGTTGAACTTGTTTGTCAACGATGTGGCTCCGGACAAACGGGAGGCGTTGATTGATCGCTTGTTGGAGCGAAAAGAGTTCAGCGAAATTTGGGCGATGAAATTTGCTCAGTTGCTGATGATCAAGAGCACCAACCAAGTCAGCAAGAAATCAGCCATGCTGTATGCCAGCTGGTTGACGGATCAATTTGCTCGCAATGTGCCAGTCAACGAGATGGTTCATGATCTGCTCACCAGCACCGGTGGGACGTTTGGGGAACCTGCGACGAACTTTTACGAGATCGAACGCGACACACTGAAGACAGCCGAAAACGTGGCTCAGGTCTTCATGGGGATTCGCACTCAGTGTGCCCAGTGTCACAACCATCCATTCGACCGTTGGACGATGGACGACTACTACGGGTTCACGGCTTTCTTCAGTCAAGTCGGACGCAAGCAAGCCGAGGATTACCGTGAACGGATCGTTTACAACCGGTTCAGCGGCGAAACCAAGCATCCGGTGACGAATCAAAACGTCGCTCCCAAGTTCCTGGGCGGTGACGCACCGGACACGAAGGGAAAAGACCGCCGTGAAGTCTTGGCGGATTGGTTGGTCGCTGGCGACAACCCGTTTTTCTCGACCAGCATCGCCAACCGAGTGTGGGCCCACTTCATGGGGTCAGGCTTGGTCGATCCGGTCGATGACATTCGGGTCAGCAACCCGCCGAGCAACCCGGAGTTGTTCGACGAGATGGGCGAGAAATTGGTCGAGTACAACTACGACTTTCGCAAACTTGTGCGGGACATTTGCACCAGCCGTGCTTATGGACGCAGTGCGAAAACGAACGAGTCCAATGGTCACGATTCGCGAAATTACGCCCACGCAACGATTCGCCGTGTGCCTGCGGAGAGCCTGTTGGATTGCATCTGTCAGGTGACCGAAAGCCCTGAGAAGTTCAGCGGTTTGCCGCTCGGAAGTCGTGCGGTGCAAATCTCGGATGGTGCCACCTCGAACTACTTCTTGACGACCTTTGGCCGTTCGGCTCGAGCAACCGTGTGTGATTGCGAAGCCACGACCGATCCATCGTTGTCGCAGGCATTGCACCTGCTCAACGGCAGTTCCGTGCACAATAAAATTGTGGGTGGTGGACTGATCAAACGTTGGATGAACGATGAGAAGCTGGAACCGATTGCGGTCCTTGATCGCATCTATCGCCGAGCTCTCAGTCGCGATCCATCGCCAGAGGAACGCGAATCGGTCAAGACGTTGCTCGCCGAAGAAGGGGCGAAGCCTCAGGCGGTCATGGAAGACGTTTTTTGGGCGGTCTTGAACGGCCGCGAATTCGTCTTCAACCACTGA